A region of the Stieleria neptunia genome:
CCGATGTGACCGGCGGCGGTGCTGTAGCCTCCCAGCCCGGTCAGGATCATGGACACGATCATGTTGTTCATGTCGGTCGACGGCATCAGGGCATTGAAGGGGCCCTTGGTCAGTGCGCCTTCGCTGCCGGCACCGGTGGTGCTGGGGCTCTTGCCGGTCAATGAACAGAGGTAGTCCATCACCAATTCGGGCAACTCTTGATAATGCAGCGGGGAGTAGACAGCCAACGAACGAATTCGTTTTTCGGGCTCCGGCGGATTGTTCCGGCGTCCTCCGAGCACGGCGCCGACCGGGATATGGATCGGTTCATCCGGGCCGAGTCCTCGGTTGAACTGGACCCCGCGCCGGGCCACATAGGTTTCGCGGGCGAAGACCATGTCGGGCCGGTCTTGCAAGTAGCGTGGGTTTTTCGTCTGTTTGCCGTCGACCAGGCGGGGATTGGCCGTGCTGACGACGTAGCTGTCCCCCTGCTCGTAGGCCTTGGTGAGCAGATCCGCCATCGGGCCGGTGAATTTGTCAAACTCGATCGCATCGAGCACGATGTCGCGAACTTCATCGTGGGTCAAGGGATGGAAATTGCTGATGAAGTTGGCCGGCCGGGACAAGTCCCATTCGGTCTGTTTGTCCAATCCTCGATGGATGGCATCATCGGGACGTTGGAACAAGCGGTACTCGCAGTTTTCGATAAACTTGTAGCTGGTCGCGGGAATGACGCTGTCGCCAAGGTTTTCGATGCGGTCGGCCGGGACGACGGTGCTGGCGCTGATGTCGTCTTCACGCTGCACCTTCGCAGCCGGGATGAAATCCTGACGCACCTTGAACGTTCTCCAGCGTTTGTTATCCAAGCCGACACGAAGATACGTCCCCACCAGAGCTCGATCGCCGATCTTCAATTCGTGTCCGGGCGAACCGTTGACGATGTCCACGCCGAATCGATCTTTCCAATTCGACGCTTCGCCTTCCTTGGTGAATCGTTTGATGATCAAGGCCATCGAGTAAACGCGTTCGGGAATGCCTTCGAGCCAGCGATTGTAATCGTCGTTGTAATCCGGTGACGGCGTCAGCAGCTTGATCACACTGCCGAGACTCCGCGCCGGGCTCAACACGCTGCGGCTCGGTCCATCGGTGTAATCGGTTCGTCCGGAATAGCTGTCCGACCAGCGTTGGGAGTAATCCTTCTCGAAAATATCGTCCAGTTTGGCAAAGTCATCGTCTCGGTCGCCGACAAAGATCGGGCCGTAGAGCATGTAGTCGCGAAGACTCTTGCTGATCTCGCTCTTGCCGCCACCGCTGACGGTGCAGGGCTTGTGACAGAAAACGCCTTCGCCGACCGTTCCGACCAGTCGCCAGGAGGGCGCGTTGGGGTGTTTTTCCAAGCGGATTTTATAGCCGCTCGGGGCGATGTAGATTTGGTCCGGTGAAAGCGGAATCCGGTGTTCGTTGCCGTCGCGTGTCCACTTGATGCACCGCTCTTCCAAGGTCACCTTGGCATTCTCGGGAATGTAGATGATCGACTCGTCGTTGCGATCAACGCCGTAGCCTTCGGGTTTGGCATCGACAAATTCCGCATAGTCGCGGACGACGTCATCAAACGTCCGCCCGTTGTAGCGTTGACTGTCGACTTGGAATTCTTCCCCCAATGAATACGACGCGAACGCGAGCGCTCCGCCGGCGTGCTCCTCTTCCGATCGCCCCATCAGATTGCAGGCGTAACTGATCTGCGTCTTGACCTCTTTCTTGCAGTATCCGTAGTAGTTGTCCGCGATCAGCGTGACGACCACGCCACGGCGGTCGCGACAGGTCAACTTGAACGCCGTGCCGTTGTTGTAGCATTCCGATTCATCACTCCAACACATCCCGTCGCGGCGCTGCCGCTCCGACGCACTGCTCTCATGCGGCAATCCAAGTTCCTTCTTCGTCAACTTGGTCAGGTGGGGGGCCAAAATCACGCAGCCCGTATGCCCCGTCCAGGATTTCACATCGAGTCCGGCATCGTTTTCGGGGATCAGCGGATCGCCTCCGTTGCCGAAGATCGATTCCACAAAATCCAGGTTACTCACCAAGCTGGCCGGTGCGAAGAATCGTGTCTCCATCGACAGCGCGTTGGTGAACCCGGGAACCTCCGGGCAGACCAACGGCCGCAACATCAGTGAGACCCAGGTGTGCGCCGGGTCCTTCAACTCGCTCGTGTAGGGCAGCAGCATCAGATCTTTCGGCGGATTCATCGCCGCCCGGAACAGTTTGACGAACACGCCCTTGGGGACGGCACGCTTGTCACCGGGAATCGGCAGCCCGCCTTCGACCACATGGAACGTCCCCGCGGTCGTCCGACGGTCCGCACGTGGATTGTTCAACACCCCATTGGTGCAGCGATAGGAACTGACCAGATCGTTTTCAAAGGAGTCTCCGTTGATCGGCAGACTCAATTTGCGGGCCATCCCGTGACGGTCCAACGTCAACGAGCTGGACGGAAGATGAAGGGTTCCGTTGCGCAGTTCATCGGCAAAATAGCCGTTGAGGAACGTTTCGATTCGAGTGTCGACGGGGACGCGGTGCGAGGAGAGCAAACGCGATTTTTCACGAATGTTATCGAGAATCCCACTCGAAAACTTGGTCATCGCGTTGCCGAGTTCATTGTCACGGCCCAGCAGCCCGGCCGCAGCCAGTTGTAAGACCAAGTACGTGCGGAGGTTGTCACGTTCGACCGGGTCGGTGGTGAGCGACTTGTCCCAACCGACGGCACGCTGTAATTCATCCGCATCATGGAACAGTGAGAGATTTTCACGAAGGAGCGACATAAAAATCTGGGTGGTTGGAGACAAAATGACGAAAACACGAAAAGAATAGCAGACGCGCGGCTGCCCGATGGCACCTCAGCCAAAGGAATCGCCGACCTGCGCCCTGTTAGCCTGGGGGAGCTTCCCGGAGCGTCAATGCCTATCATCGCTAGCGTTGCCGAGCTGCCCGTTGTCCGCCGATGATGGCGTGATGCACGCCTCGCCGAATGAGGGGGATCCGATCAGCCCTGCGGATCGGCAGCCGCGAGGTTTTCCGGCATCGGGCAGCCCGACGCCACCGGAGGAGTTGGCGGAACGGCGCGAGCGGCTTGTCGTTTTAGTGAGTGAGCCGCGACGCGTAAGCGGCCGGGCATCCAAGCGTTGCCCGAGGCCTTACGGCCAACGGCTCACCATTGCCTCAACCCATTCCACTCAATCGACAGCCCGCGAGCGCCCTGCCGCGAACAAAAAACGGTCGCCGGCGGCGGGATCCAAGATCCGGCTCAATCGACCGGTTGTTGGATCGGCTGGGGCGATTCACCGAACGTGTAGATCAAGGTTTCACCGTCGATCGTCGCTCGAACGCGGCGCAGTTCCGGTTGGGCGGTCAGGAAGGTGGTCAGCCCGGTCGACTGTGGCGAAACAACTCGCTCCAACTGTTCGTGGATCGTTTCGCCATCGGTCAGACGCAGCATCGCGACGTCCATCTTGGGCGTTGATTTGTTGATCTCGTAAATGGTTTTTGAACGGGCCAACAACACCACGGGCGATCCATACGGCTGGTCGATCGTCATGCCCCAGGGATCGTGTTGGAAATCACGGGTCCAATTGATCTCCCCCGATTGCGTCGAGACCGCGATGATCTGGTGCACGGTACGGTGCGTTTCACCGTGCTGGGTCAGCATGTCGCCTTTTTGACGCACGACGGCGTTGGCCGGCAGCACCAGGATCTGGCCGTCCATCCACATCGCGTACATCGATTGCAGCTCCGGCATCTCGCCGAGCTCGTGGCGACACAGCTCGGTCGCGCTCAGCAGGTCCCAAATCACCAGTCGCCCCGTGCTATCGAACAGCACCAGATAGCGGTCTTGCAAGATTCGTCCACAACCTCGGCCGGCCCCCTGGGTCAGCGGTTGTTTGATCAACGCTTCGAGTTCCAAAGCGACTTGGCCGCTGAAGGGATCCACCAAACGCACCATCGCCGCGGAGGATTTCGGATCGACGTCATAGGCCAAGACGTGTTTCCCGCTGGTTGCCCAGACCTTGCCGTAGGGCCAGTCGGCCGAATCAATTTTGCGACCGTCATACAGGTCGAACTGTGACACCGAAGCGAAGATTCCTTTGACGTAGGATACAACGGCGACGCGGCTGTCGTTGACCACGATGTGCCCAATCGTTGGCGCCGAAGAATTTCGCCACAGGGTTTCTTTGTCTTGCGTATCCACGGCAATCAAGTCACCCGCTTGCAACACCAGAACGCGATCGCCCAGCACCGGTCCGACGCGGAACTCGCTGATCTGATTGGCCGCGCCGGAATTGGTCGGGTAGGAAAAATTGGAATCCCCGAAGACGGTCGTTTCGATCTTGCGCTGGGTGTTGGTTGCCCCGTCGGCCCCGAAGTCGCGCGACCACAACGACGCTTCGCTGCGGCGACTGCCCTGCATCGCAAATAGGTCGACCGCAGAGATTCGCCCCGGACGCTCCAGGATCATCAGCCCGCCGCTGATCTTGGCCTTGCGGTCTTGAATCCTTGCCGCACGAAACTCATCCATCGGCAACGGGATCACGTCGCCATTGGGGTTCTGGAACATCACCGAACCGCCACGGTTGACCACTTTCCAGCCTTGAAAGGTCCGTCCGCCGTAGAGCGTCGGGTCGACCACCGCTTGCAGAAACGTCGACCGTCCCCCGCCCGGCAGCGATTGAGATTGCCACGACAGCGAGACCGGCGCGGTGACATCCAGCGGCAGCGTCTGAGCGGCGATTTGGTCTTCGGCGAGCGTCTGCATGTCCCGCACCTTGGTTTTCAAATCCGCAGCCAGATCGGCGGAGTCTTCGTCTTCCGCAACGGGATTCAAGATCGTCTGACTGACGGCCACGGCATCTTGGTACAGCGAACCTTCGCTGTAGACCTCTCCGAGCATGGCGGCGCGCCGCGGCGTGTAACGCCACTGTTGCTGGTCAACAAGCCGAGACGGCAGGGTCGGCCCCAACAGCAAGCGTTCGGCCGAAAACAATTCGTCCTCGGCGACCCGTCGTTTGGCCAGCGAGACGACAAGCTCATCAATGCCCAGGGGGCCGAATTGCCCGCTCATGACCGACAACCGTTTGCTCGAATCGGCGGGCATCGCTTCCAGATGCGCTTTTAGTTCCTGTTCAACGCTGTCGAGTTGGTTGTCTTCTTCGGCGATCCGCATCACCTCGGCGGCTCGCGCGGAGACCCAGCTGTCGAGTGCACAATCGCGTGTGGGGTCGCGGAGGATCGAATCGTCTTCATTGCCGACCAGGGAAAGGTTGGTCATCACGCTGGAAAATTCCAGCAACCGCTTCGTCGCCGCCTGGACGGATCGGTTTCGCAGTGCCGATTGGATTCTCAACGCCACGAACTCCAAGCGTTGCGCCGGCGTGTCGATCAACGCATCGAGTTCCTCTTCTAAACCTGGCGGCGGCGTCGGGTTTTCACGCATCTCACCCAGCATGGAAGAAATCGACAACATCAGCACGTCGTCGCTGTCGGGATCGATCTGGCGTGCTTTCTGCAGCACCTTCAGTGCCTCTTGACGCTCGCCCCGTTCGCTCAACAACAGCGCTTTTTGGACGAGCGCGTCCAGGTTGTCCGGGTCGTCTTGAAGAATCCGTTCGACACGCGGTCCCAACGTTTTTTTACCGAGGGCGACGACCAGCCGTGTGGGGCCCTGTGAAATGATCTCACCGTCGATGGCGATCAGGTTGCCGAGCGGGAACTGGGCCGTCACGCGATCGACCAGCGAGCCGTCTTCCAACGAAATCTCGACCAACTCGTTGCCGCTGGTCGGAACGATGTAGGATTGATCGCCGAACACGCCCCGGCCGACGATCTGTTGCCCGGCGGAAATCAAACGCTGATCGGTCCGCCAATTCAGTCGCCCGTTTTCCAGGTCATGGCTGACGACTTCACGTGCACTGACCATCAACAGTTGGTCGTCGCGAATTCCGGCAACATAAAACGCGGCCTGTCGCGATTTGCTGAATCGCTTTTTGCCATCGACCAGTTCAAAGCAGTACAGGTTGTCGGTCGCGGCCGGTGTGACCAGCACACTCAAACCACTGGCCGTTGCGGCGGCGTTGTGCCAGCGCTGCAACAACTGGTCGGATGACTTCCCCGAACGCGAGTTGAACATGATGCTGCCCATCGCGCGGCGTTGATAGGGATTTCCCCAACGTAGCGTCCGGTCGGCCAGATCGACCGCGACCGTCGCGCCGGCGCCCGTCGGGCAAATCAACACGCCCTCGTGGTAGCTGGGCGTCGCGCCGGAAATGCGTCGGATCGCGTCGAACTGAATCCCGGCACCCTCGATCGCCACCAGTTGTTGCTGCCACAACAGGTTTCCCGTCGCCGGATCCAGGCTGACCAGCATGATGTCACCGGCGATTTCCGCCATCGCGTACAGAGCCCCATCGACCGCAATCGGCGCCCCCAAGAAGAACGCCTGGTTCAGCTCACTTTCGACGGTCGGGTTTTGGCCCAGACGCCACAGCGTCTTGCCTTCGGTTTCC
Encoded here:
- a CDS encoding outer membrane protein assembly factor BamB family protein — encoded protein: MKSAAPSAVSCTPRFLALSLALMPAILFALCGGDRARAQQGRFGVGFDQNMSRFIPPPRLLNQRLKDAEEAIADARYSDAVVVLGDLLERHVDPTNDPTIAGQDFFLEIRDSDQQRLDKSFLRHCRDLIGALPSDAFATYELRYGALAKQLLDDATGDRDWKRLRSVRRKYFHTAAGYQASLILAQREMYLGHPLACSLLLDDVVASRHAVDQLGDGLLAMHAIACRLAGRTVPRDLGSISVQWNGDDAPTAETVTDWRSWIDGHYQVPQTDSISRSTDYPLLGGSASRNETADGQLPLSTPRWMLETTATPLEEQRLRQKAEELAASGRLVPPSWTPIRVGNQLLMRTTERLRGVDYRTGKRVWQYPWFQTDVSADNEQYDAMLGMGSSDPPDRLSRRVWNDLPYGQITSDGERVFLLDDLSPFQMLQINPLMGVRNTSTADGGRNTLVALELETEGKTLWRLGQNPTVESELNQAFFLGAPIAVDGALYAMAEIAGDIMLVSLDPATGNLLWQQQLVAIEGAGIQFDAIRRISGATPSYHEGVLICPTGAGATVAVDLADRTLRWGNPYQRRAMGSIMFNSRSGKSSDQLLQRWHNAAATASGLSVLVTPAATDNLYCFELVDGKKRFSKSRQAAFYVAGIRDDQLLMVSAREVVSHDLENGRLNWRTDQRLISAGQQIVGRGVFGDQSYIVPTSGNELVEISLEDGSLVDRVTAQFPLGNLIAIDGEIISQGPTRLVVALGKKTLGPRVERILQDDPDNLDALVQKALLLSERGERQEALKVLQKARQIDPDSDDVLMLSISSMLGEMRENPTPPPGLEEELDALIDTPAQRLEFVALRIQSALRNRSVQAATKRLLEFSSVMTNLSLVGNEDDSILRDPTRDCALDSWVSARAAEVMRIAEEDNQLDSVEQELKAHLEAMPADSSKRLSVMSGQFGPLGIDELVVSLAKRRVAEDELFSAERLLLGPTLPSRLVDQQQWRYTPRRAAMLGEVYSEGSLYQDAVAVSQTILNPVAEDEDSADLAADLKTKVRDMQTLAEDQIAAQTLPLDVTAPVSLSWQSQSLPGGGRSTFLQAVVDPTLYGGRTFQGWKVVNRGGSVMFQNPNGDVIPLPMDEFRAARIQDRKAKISGGLMILERPGRISAVDLFAMQGSRRSEASLWSRDFGADGATNTQRKIETTVFGDSNFSYPTNSGAANQISEFRVGPVLGDRVLVLQAGDLIAVDTQDKETLWRNSSAPTIGHIVVNDSRVAVVSYVKGIFASVSQFDLYDGRKIDSADWPYGKVWATSGKHVLAYDVDPKSSAAMVRLVDPFSGQVALELEALIKQPLTQGAGRGCGRILQDRYLVLFDSTGRLVIWDLLSATELCRHELGEMPELQSMYAMWMDGQILVLPANAVVRQKGDMLTQHGETHRTVHQIIAVSTQSGEINWTRDFQHDPWGMTIDQPYGSPVVLLARSKTIYEINKSTPKMDVAMLRLTDGETIHEQLERVVSPQSTGLTTFLTAQPELRRVRATIDGETLIYTFGESPQPIQQPVD